The proteins below are encoded in one region of Microbacterium pygmaeum:
- the purL gene encoding phosphoribosylformylglycinamidine synthase subunit PurL — protein sequence MTTPTETVPAAAPRPAADTVDNAIATPEKEQPYGALGLKADEYARIREILGRRPTSGELAMYSVMWSEHCSYKSSKIYLRQFGEKVSDDMKTRLMVGMGQNAGVVDIGEGWAVTFKVESHNHPSYIEPFQGAATGVGGIVRDIISMGARPVAVMDQLRFGAIDNPDTARVVHGVVSGISFYGNCLGLPNIGGETVFDAVYQGNPLVNALAVGVMRHEDIKLANASGAGNKVVLFGARTGGDGIGGASILASDSFDSTGPTKRPAVQVGDPFAEKVLIECCLELYRDDLVEAIQDLGAAGISCATSELAANGGSGMKVALDSVLLRDPTLTPEEILMSESQERMMAIVAPEKLEAFLAVVAKWDVETSVLGEVTGDGRLVIDWHGEEIVNVDPSTVAVDGPVYERPVAYPTWIDALRDDSATALARTDDPDTLRTQFVQLVSSPNLADTSWVTNQYDYFVLGNTALSFPDDAGMIRVDEASGLGFAIATDCNGRFCQLDPYEGAKLALAEAYRNVAVTGAAPTAVTDCLNFGSPENPEVMWQFSQAVAGLADGCLELGIPVTGGNVSFYNQTGDQPIFPTPVVGVLGIIDDVARRIPSGWQDPGENIYLLGVTSTELSGSAWAGTVHGHLGGRPPAVDLAAEKRLAELLHAASQQSLVSSAHDLSSGGLAQALAEGVMRFGIGARVWLREIMERDGVDAASALFSESTGRVLVSVPREDDVKFRGLCDGRGYPVLRIGVTDIPGDGGEPALEIQDVFTVPLGELRGLSTATLPAAFGATVVEPSA from the coding sequence GTGACCACCCCCACCGAAACCGTCCCCGCCGCAGCGCCCCGCCCCGCAGCGGATACGGTCGACAACGCGATCGCGACCCCCGAGAAGGAGCAGCCGTACGGCGCCCTCGGACTCAAGGCCGACGAGTACGCGCGGATCCGCGAGATCCTCGGCCGCCGCCCCACCAGCGGCGAGCTGGCGATGTACTCGGTGATGTGGTCGGAGCACTGCTCCTACAAGTCGAGCAAGATCTACCTCCGCCAGTTCGGCGAGAAGGTCTCTGACGACATGAAGACCCGCCTCATGGTGGGCATGGGCCAGAACGCCGGCGTCGTGGACATCGGCGAGGGCTGGGCGGTCACCTTCAAGGTCGAATCGCACAACCACCCGAGCTACATCGAGCCGTTCCAGGGAGCCGCGACCGGCGTGGGCGGCATCGTCCGCGACATCATCTCGATGGGCGCCCGGCCGGTCGCCGTCATGGACCAGCTGCGCTTCGGGGCGATCGACAACCCCGACACCGCGCGCGTCGTGCACGGTGTCGTCAGCGGGATCTCCTTCTACGGCAACTGCCTCGGGCTGCCAAACATCGGCGGCGAGACCGTCTTCGACGCGGTCTACCAGGGCAACCCGCTCGTCAACGCGCTCGCGGTCGGAGTGATGCGCCACGAGGACATCAAGCTCGCCAATGCCAGCGGCGCCGGCAACAAGGTCGTCCTGTTCGGCGCCCGCACGGGCGGCGATGGCATCGGCGGAGCATCCATCCTCGCTTCCGACTCGTTCGATTCCACCGGTCCGACCAAGCGCCCCGCCGTACAGGTCGGCGACCCGTTCGCCGAGAAGGTGCTCATCGAGTGCTGCCTCGAGCTCTACCGCGACGACCTGGTCGAGGCGATCCAGGATCTCGGCGCCGCCGGCATCTCCTGCGCGACCAGCGAGCTGGCCGCCAACGGCGGCAGCGGCATGAAGGTCGCTCTGGACAGCGTGCTGCTGCGCGACCCGACCCTCACGCCCGAAGAGATCCTGATGAGCGAGAGCCAGGAGCGGATGATGGCGATCGTGGCGCCCGAGAAGCTCGAGGCCTTTCTCGCCGTGGTCGCCAAGTGGGACGTCGAGACCAGCGTCCTCGGCGAGGTCACCGGCGACGGGCGCCTGGTCATCGACTGGCACGGCGAGGAGATCGTCAACGTCGACCCGTCCACGGTCGCCGTCGACGGACCGGTCTACGAGCGCCCGGTCGCCTACCCGACCTGGATCGACGCGCTCCGCGACGACTCGGCCACTGCGCTCGCGCGGACCGATGATCCCGACACCCTGCGCACCCAGTTCGTCCAGCTCGTCTCCAGCCCCAACCTCGCCGACACGTCGTGGGTGACCAACCAGTACGACTACTTCGTGCTGGGGAACACGGCGCTGAGCTTCCCCGACGACGCCGGCATGATCCGGGTCGACGAGGCCTCCGGCCTCGGCTTCGCGATCGCCACCGACTGCAACGGCCGCTTCTGCCAGCTCGACCCCTACGAGGGCGCCAAGCTCGCGCTGGCCGAGGCGTACCGCAACGTCGCCGTCACCGGCGCGGCCCCCACCGCCGTCACCGACTGCCTGAACTTCGGCAGCCCGGAGAACCCCGAGGTCATGTGGCAGTTCTCCCAGGCCGTCGCGGGGCTGGCGGACGGATGCCTCGAGCTCGGGATCCCCGTCACCGGCGGCAACGTCAGCTTCTACAACCAGACCGGCGATCAGCCGATCTTCCCGACTCCGGTGGTGGGCGTCCTCGGCATCATCGACGACGTCGCCCGTCGCATTCCGAGCGGCTGGCAGGATCCCGGCGAGAACATCTACCTGCTCGGCGTCACCTCCACCGAGCTCAGCGGGTCGGCCTGGGCCGGCACCGTGCACGGGCACCTCGGCGGACGCCCGCCGGCGGTCGACCTCGCAGCCGAGAAGCGGCTCGCCGAGCTGCTGCACGCCGCCTCCCAGCAGTCGCTGGTCTCCAGCGCACACGACCTGTCCTCCGGCGGCCTCGCCCAGGCGCTGGCCGAAGGCGTGATGCGCTTCGGCATCGGCGCCCGGGTGTGGCTGCGCGAGATCATGGAGCGGGACGGGGTGGATGCCGCATCCGCCCTCTTCTCGGAATCCACCGGGCGCGTGCTCGTGAGCGTTCCCCGCGAGGACGACGTGAAGTTCCGCGGCCTCTGCGATGGGCGCGGCTACCCCGTGCTGCGGATCGGCGTCACCGACATCCCCGGCGACGGCGGGGAGCCTGCGCTCGAGATCCAGGACGTCTTCACCGTGCCGCTCGGCGAGCTGCGGGGGCTGTCCACCGCAACCCTCCCCGCCGCCTTCGGCGCAACGGTCGTCGAGCCGAGCGCCTAA
- a CDS encoding GntR family transcriptional regulator, with protein MIEEGRALFLQIAEGVEDSIIDRSLAEESQAPSTNELAAFFRINPATAAKGVNMLVDKGVLYKRRGIGMFVAPGARELLLEERRTAFATAYVEPLLIEARKLGLGPEDLSALILDRAHTADTTEGTSR; from the coding sequence GTGATCGAAGAAGGCAGAGCCCTCTTCCTGCAGATCGCAGAGGGGGTCGAGGACTCGATCATCGATCGGAGCCTGGCCGAAGAGAGCCAGGCGCCGTCGACGAACGAGCTCGCCGCGTTCTTCCGCATCAATCCGGCCACCGCCGCCAAGGGAGTGAACATGCTCGTCGACAAGGGAGTGCTCTACAAGCGCCGGGGTATCGGCATGTTCGTCGCGCCGGGCGCCCGCGAACTGCTGCTGGAGGAGCGTCGCACCGCCTTCGCCACCGCGTACGTCGAACCGCTGCTCATCGAGGCGCGCAAGCTCGGCCTCGGTCCGGAAGACCTGAGCGCTCTGATCCTCGATCGCGCGCACACCGCAGACACCACGGAAGGAACCTCACGATGA
- a CDS encoding ABC transporter ATP-binding protein: MTDVIEVKGLTKRYRDTVAVDDVSFRIEADTIYGLLGRNGAGKTTVMSILTAQNFATRGEVRVFGQNPYENTKVLQRLCFVRESQKYPDDALPKHAFATARLFFPHWDQQLAERLIDDFQLPMKRRIKKLSRGQLSAVGVVIGLASRAEITFFDEPYLGLDAVARQIFYDRLLEDYTEHPRTIILSSHLIDEVSNLIEKVLVIDRGRIIMDEDTDAVRDRAANIVGDAAVVDAFVAGREVIHRETLGHVASVTVLGALTAADRERLTASGLDVAPVSLQQLIVRTTQHAAESIGAAGEASAIDEGALR; encoded by the coding sequence ATGACCGACGTGATCGAGGTCAAGGGCCTCACGAAGCGCTACCGCGACACGGTCGCAGTCGATGACGTCTCGTTCCGCATCGAAGCCGACACGATCTACGGGCTGCTGGGGCGCAACGGCGCCGGCAAGACGACGGTGATGTCGATCCTCACCGCGCAGAATTTCGCCACCCGCGGCGAGGTGCGCGTCTTCGGCCAGAACCCGTACGAGAACACGAAGGTCCTGCAGCGACTGTGCTTCGTGCGCGAGAGTCAGAAGTACCCCGACGACGCGCTGCCCAAGCACGCGTTCGCCACCGCGCGGCTGTTCTTCCCGCACTGGGACCAGCAGCTGGCCGAGCGGCTGATCGACGACTTCCAGCTGCCGATGAAGCGCCGCATCAAGAAGCTCTCCCGGGGCCAGCTCTCCGCGGTCGGGGTCGTCATCGGCCTCGCCTCGCGGGCCGAGATCACCTTCTTCGACGAGCCGTACCTCGGCCTGGACGCCGTGGCCCGCCAGATCTTCTACGACCGGCTGCTCGAGGACTACACCGAGCACCCGCGCACGATCATCCTGTCCAGTCACCTGATCGACGAGGTCTCCAACCTCATCGAGAAGGTCCTCGTGATCGACCGCGGCCGGATCATCATGGACGAGGACACCGATGCCGTCCGTGACCGCGCTGCGAACATCGTGGGCGACGCCGCCGTCGTCGACGCCTTCGTCGCCGGCCGCGAAGTCATCCATCGCGAGACGCTCGGACACGTGGCATCCGTCACCGTCCTCGGCGCGCTCACCGCGGCCGACCGCGAGCGCCTCACCGCCTCCGGCCTGGATGTCGCGCCGGTCTCGCTCCAGCAGCTCATCGTGCGCACCACCCAGCACGCCGCCGAATCGATCGGCGCCGCAGGCGAAGCATCCGCCATCGACGAAGGAGCACTGCGATGA
- a CDS encoding ATP-binding protein, protein MGTHLTIGRLVESEEYSPARLVAARMNRHTFWCGQSGSGKTYALGVALEQLLLHTRLPLVILDPNSDFVRLGEIRDDAPAAEAAELAQRDIRVRSASPGVGEPLHARFLELPLRSRAAILQIDPLLDADDYNAMLRVEGDVSMIPDHDLVSFLRAHPDKIRHQLAQRLENLGVPQWKLWAWGQRSVTDDIDEQPDATVVDLGGFPTPTESRAAALAVLDHLWENREQRIGRLIVIDEAHNLCTPDPVSPVQRLLTERIVQIAAEGRKYGLWLLLSTQRPSKVHPNALSQCDNLALMRMSSPRDIDELAGVFGYAPESLLERSTSFPQGQALFAGGFVDQPSLVQMGARLTHEGGVDVPVPLR, encoded by the coding sequence ATGGGCACGCACCTGACCATCGGGCGGCTGGTGGAGTCCGAGGAGTACTCGCCGGCCCGGCTGGTCGCCGCCCGCATGAACCGGCACACGTTCTGGTGCGGGCAGAGCGGCTCGGGCAAGACCTACGCCCTGGGCGTCGCGCTCGAGCAGCTGCTGCTGCACACCCGGCTCCCGCTGGTGATCCTCGATCCGAACTCGGACTTCGTGCGGCTCGGGGAGATCCGCGACGACGCCCCCGCGGCGGAGGCCGCCGAGCTCGCGCAGCGCGACATCCGCGTGCGCAGCGCATCCCCCGGCGTCGGCGAACCGCTGCACGCGCGCTTCCTCGAGCTGCCGCTGCGCTCGCGGGCGGCGATCCTCCAGATCGATCCGCTCCTGGACGCCGATGACTACAACGCGATGCTCCGGGTCGAGGGCGATGTCAGCATGATCCCCGACCACGACCTCGTCTCCTTCCTGCGCGCCCACCCGGACAAGATCCGCCATCAGCTGGCCCAGCGCCTGGAGAACCTCGGCGTGCCGCAGTGGAAGCTGTGGGCGTGGGGTCAGCGCAGCGTGACCGACGACATCGACGAACAGCCCGACGCGACGGTGGTCGACCTCGGCGGCTTCCCGACGCCGACCGAGTCGCGCGCCGCGGCACTCGCGGTCCTCGATCACCTCTGGGAGAACCGCGAGCAGCGCATCGGGCGGCTGATCGTGATCGACGAGGCACACAACCTCTGCACGCCGGATCCGGTCTCGCCGGTGCAGCGCCTGCTCACCGAGCGCATCGTGCAGATCGCCGCGGAGGGCCGTAAGTACGGGCTGTGGCTGCTGCTGTCGACCCAGCGCCCGTCGAAGGTGCACCCGAACGCGCTGTCGCAGTGCGACAACCTGGCGCTGATGCGGATGAGCTCGCCGCGCGACATCGACGAGCTGGCCGGCGTCTTCGGCTACGCGCCGGAGTCGCTGCTGGAGCGCTCGACCTCGTTCCCGCAGGGTCAGGCCCTGTTCGCCGGCGGCTTCGTGGACCAGCCGAGCCTGGTGCAGATGGGTGCGCGGCTCACGCACGAGGGCGGCGTCGACGTTCCGGTTCCGCTGCGCTGA
- a CDS encoding chorismate mutase yields the protein MTDHTSAAGSADDEARATLLRLRGTIDNIDAALVFMLAERFRATKQVGLLKAEHGMPASDPAREEQQIARLRTLALEAELDPEFAQKWFAFVVAEVIRHHVAAAEES from the coding sequence ATGACCGATCACACGAGCGCAGCCGGCTCCGCCGACGATGAGGCGCGGGCCACACTCCTGCGTCTGCGCGGAACCATCGACAACATCGACGCGGCGCTGGTCTTCATGCTCGCGGAGCGCTTCCGCGCCACCAAGCAGGTCGGTCTGCTCAAAGCGGAGCACGGGATGCCGGCATCCGACCCCGCCCGCGAGGAGCAGCAGATCGCCCGCCTGCGCACGCTCGCCCTCGAGGCCGAGCTCGACCCCGAGTTCGCGCAGAAGTGGTTCGCGTTCGTGGTGGCCGAAGTCATCCGCCACCACGTCGCCGCCGCGGAGGAGAGCTGA
- a CDS encoding AI-2E family transporter — protein sequence MTDGTPSPEPLAADPASGTDTGEILADATVPADKGGRPLWARLDSPFGVGFLLTLGGLAAILLGIALTNIATVIIYIALAMFASLGLDPVLKWFERHHVKRVWAIVIVFFIFGVLAVGLLWLVVPTLIDQLGEFFSGIPATITNFESSDFYHWLEGFFGEGLTTLINDIQSFLTNPSNIAAISGGILKVGAGIATALSGGLIIIVLTLYFVASLPAIKESMVQFAPARNRPKVRDMTNQITDSIGGYLMGMVILAFFNSIVAFLLHLFLGLPFPLLMGVLAFCITIIPLVGPVLYWITASILALFTSPVAALIFAICYLIYIQIEAYVITPRVMSKAISIPGSLVVIGALIGGTLLGLLGALIGVPVTASILLIIKQVFLPKQDAKI from the coding sequence ATGACCGACGGCACCCCTTCGCCCGAGCCCCTCGCGGCTGACCCCGCCAGCGGCACCGATACCGGTGAGATACTCGCCGACGCGACCGTTCCGGCCGACAAGGGCGGACGCCCGCTATGGGCACGACTGGACAGCCCGTTCGGCGTGGGGTTCCTCCTCACCCTCGGTGGCCTGGCTGCGATCCTCCTCGGCATCGCGCTGACCAACATCGCCACGGTGATCATCTACATCGCGCTGGCGATGTTCGCCTCCCTCGGCCTGGACCCGGTGCTGAAGTGGTTCGAGCGGCATCACGTCAAGCGCGTCTGGGCGATCGTCATCGTCTTCTTCATCTTCGGCGTGCTCGCCGTCGGACTGCTCTGGCTCGTCGTCCCGACCCTCATCGACCAGCTCGGCGAGTTCTTTTCCGGCATCCCCGCGACCATCACGAACTTCGAGAGCTCCGACTTCTATCACTGGCTGGAAGGGTTCTTCGGCGAGGGTCTGACGACGCTCATCAACGACATCCAGTCGTTCCTGACGAATCCGTCCAACATCGCCGCGATCTCCGGCGGCATCCTCAAGGTGGGCGCCGGCATCGCGACCGCCCTTTCCGGCGGACTGATCATCATCGTCCTGACGCTCTACTTCGTCGCGTCGCTTCCGGCGATCAAGGAGTCCATGGTCCAGTTCGCGCCGGCGCGCAACCGCCCGAAGGTCCGCGACATGACCAACCAGATCACCGACTCCATCGGCGGGTACCTCATGGGCATGGTGATCCTGGCGTTCTTCAACTCGATCGTCGCGTTCCTCCTGCACCTGTTCCTCGGGCTGCCCTTCCCGCTGCTGATGGGGGTGCTCGCGTTCTGCATCACGATCATCCCGCTCGTGGGTCCGGTGCTGTACTGGATCACCGCATCGATCCTCGCCCTGTTCACGAGTCCGGTGGCCGCGCTGATCTTCGCGATCTGCTACCTCATCTACATCCAGATCGAGGCGTACGTCATCACCCCGCGCGTGATGAGCAAGGCGATCTCGATCCCCGGCTCGCTGGTGGTGATCGGCGCCCTGATCGGCGGCACGCTGCTCGGCCTCCTCGGCGCGCTGATCGGGGTGCCGGTGACCGCGTCGATCCTGCTGATCATCAAACAGGTGTTCCTGCCGAAGCAGGACGCGAAGATCTAG
- a CDS encoding lactonase family protein yields MKLWTGGYTARSDGNATGIGVLLAGDPDDGSAGGQLAFAGDAVVTDGSPSWVSIHPALEVVYAAMEDAGTVRAFQRTGESSFAPLGGPVEAGSAVCHVAVAPDGGSLVASCWNDGRVVRMRLDAAGMPSAPVIAAAAVDPYGPDAAPSDLLGAVDLRPRADTRGAGEFSGAADLADAARALRAAAGAEFAHLIPEHEVPVSGEEDSDEPALEDAASRVSRAHQAIFLPDDLVATTDMGLDLVRFWRATADGLRAVQQVALPRGSGPRHMVWHPSGHLYVVAELSCEVFALAAEASGAWRIVTAAVLGAQTLAGDTAAELSMSRDGAFLYAGVRGSNTISTLRVRGAGDALSPVALVDAEVDWPRHHLVVRDTILIAGQHSDDVVSLTLDQRTGVPSRVRHRIDVPSPTCLAAAR; encoded by the coding sequence GTGAAGCTCTGGACCGGCGGGTACACCGCCCGCTCCGACGGCAACGCCACCGGCATCGGCGTCCTGCTGGCGGGCGATCCGGACGACGGCTCGGCGGGCGGGCAGCTCGCCTTCGCCGGCGACGCGGTCGTCACCGACGGATCACCGTCGTGGGTCAGCATCCATCCCGCACTCGAGGTTGTCTACGCGGCGATGGAGGATGCCGGCACGGTGCGCGCGTTCCAGCGCACCGGTGAATCGTCGTTCGCACCGCTGGGCGGCCCGGTCGAAGCCGGCTCGGCGGTCTGCCACGTCGCCGTGGCGCCGGACGGCGGGTCACTGGTGGCCAGCTGCTGGAACGACGGGCGGGTGGTGCGGATGAGGCTGGATGCCGCGGGCATGCCGTCCGCGCCGGTGATCGCCGCGGCGGCGGTGGATCCGTATGGACCGGATGCCGCCCCCAGCGATCTTCTGGGCGCGGTCGATCTGCGCCCCCGTGCCGACACCCGCGGAGCCGGCGAGTTCAGCGGCGCCGCCGATCTCGCCGACGCGGCGCGGGCCCTGCGCGCCGCGGCGGGCGCGGAGTTCGCGCACCTCATTCCGGAGCACGAGGTGCCGGTCTCCGGCGAGGAGGACTCGGACGAGCCGGCGCTCGAGGATGCGGCATCCCGCGTCTCCCGCGCGCATCAGGCGATCTTCCTCCCGGATGACCTCGTCGCGACCACCGACATGGGCCTGGACCTGGTGCGGTTCTGGCGGGCGACTGCGGACGGGCTGCGGGCCGTGCAGCAGGTGGCGCTCCCGCGGGGGAGTGGACCGAGGCACATGGTCTGGCACCCGAGCGGGCACCTGTACGTCGTCGCCGAACTCAGCTGCGAGGTGTTCGCGCTGGCCGCGGAGGCGTCCGGCGCATGGCGGATCGTGACCGCGGCTGTGCTCGGTGCGCAGACGCTGGCCGGTGACACCGCCGCCGAGCTGTCGATGTCCCGCGACGGGGCATTCCTCTACGCGGGCGTGCGCGGCAGCAACACGATCTCCACGCTGCGGGTGCGCGGCGCCGGGGATGCGCTGAGTCCGGTCGCACTCGTGGATGCCGAGGTCGATTGGCCGCGCCACCATCTCGTGGTGCGCGACACGATCCTGATCGCCGGGCAGCACTCCGACGACGTCGTCTCACTGACCCTCGACCAGCGCACCGGGGTGCCATCGCGCGTGCGGCACCGGATCGACGTGCCGTCGCCGACGTGTCTGGCGGCGGCGCGCTAG
- a CDS encoding adenylosuccinate synthase: MPGIVIVGVQWGDEGKGKATDLLGERTDWVVKFNGGNNAGHTVVIGDEKYALHLLPSGILSPGVTPVIGNGVVVDLEVLFAEIEALNARGVDTSRLKVSANAHIITQYHRTLDKVTERFLGKRMIGTTGRGIGPAYADKINRVGIRMQDLFDENILRQKVEGALDQKNHLLVKVFNRRAITVDEVVDDLLSYAERLRGIVCDTALLLDNALAAGDVVVFEGGQATMLDIDHGTYPFVTSSSATAGGAATGSGVGPNRLDRIVGIVKAYTTRVGSGPFPTELFDAQGEWLRSRGFEFGTTTGRPRRVGWYDAPITRYATRINGITDLVLTKLDILTGLDEIPVCVAYDVDGVRFDEVPVNQSDFHHATPILEYLPGWSQDISGARTFDELPIEAQDYVLHLEELSGTRISVIGVGAARDAVIVRHDLVD; encoded by the coding sequence ATGCCAGGCATCGTGATCGTCGGAGTCCAGTGGGGCGACGAAGGCAAGGGCAAAGCCACCGACCTGCTCGGTGAGCGCACCGACTGGGTCGTCAAGTTCAACGGCGGCAACAACGCCGGTCACACGGTCGTGATCGGCGACGAGAAGTACGCGCTGCACCTGCTGCCCTCCGGCATCCTCTCTCCCGGCGTCACTCCGGTGATCGGCAACGGCGTGGTGGTCGACCTGGAAGTGCTGTTCGCCGAGATCGAGGCGCTGAACGCGCGCGGCGTCGACACATCGCGCCTCAAGGTCAGCGCCAACGCGCACATCATCACCCAGTACCACCGCACGCTCGACAAGGTCACCGAGCGCTTCCTCGGCAAGCGCATGATCGGCACGACCGGCCGCGGGATCGGCCCCGCGTACGCCGACAAGATCAATCGCGTCGGCATCCGCATGCAGGACCTGTTCGACGAGAACATCCTGCGCCAGAAGGTCGAGGGCGCGCTCGACCAGAAGAACCACCTGCTCGTGAAGGTCTTCAACCGCCGGGCGATCACGGTCGACGAGGTCGTCGACGACCTCCTGTCATACGCCGAGCGCCTGCGCGGCATCGTGTGCGACACCGCACTGCTCCTGGACAACGCGCTCGCCGCCGGTGACGTCGTCGTCTTCGAGGGCGGTCAGGCCACGATGCTCGACATCGATCACGGCACCTACCCGTTCGTGACCTCGTCATCGGCGACCGCCGGCGGCGCGGCCACCGGGTCCGGTGTCGGTCCGAACCGGCTCGATCGCATCGTCGGCATCGTGAAGGCCTATACGACACGCGTCGGCTCCGGTCCCTTCCCGACCGAGCTGTTCGACGCCCAGGGCGAGTGGCTGCGCTCCCGCGGCTTCGAGTTCGGCACGACCACCGGACGCCCCCGTCGCGTCGGATGGTACGACGCGCCCATCACGCGCTATGCCACGAGGATCAACGGCATCACCGACCTTGTGCTGACCAAGCTCGACATCCTCACCGGACTCGACGAGATCCCGGTCTGCGTCGCCTACGACGTCGACGGCGTGCGGTTCGACGAGGTCCCGGTGAACCAGAGCGACTTCCACCACGCGACGCCGATCCTGGAGTACCTGCCGGGGTGGTCGCAGGACATCTCGGGCGCGCGCACCTTTGACGAGCTGCCGATCGAGGCCCAGGACTACGTGCTGCACCTCGAGGAGCTGAGCGGCACCCGCATCTCGGTGATCGGCGTCGGAGCGGCGCGCGACGCCGTGATCGTGCGTCACGACCTCGTCGACTGA
- a CDS encoding Pr6Pr family membrane protein has protein sequence MLTSPAWARTWSILRLLMAVAILAAVITQLVASVTRTAENGQDVGTVVANFFSFFTILSNVGSVGVLLWAAIWYFRRGRQFRSESRGLAITLASVTTYMIVTGVVYNLLLRGIELPQGAEPVPWSNETLHVVGPIFLLVDLFVGPLRRRLPWRNVLIVIAFPIVWVLYTLVRGPLVTNPVSGDPFWYPYPFLNPNNFDLGYFGVLGYVVGIAAVIVGIAFFVIWIGRRRGARRSDRDAAAASSAERPRAAR, from the coding sequence ATGCTCACCTCACCCGCATGGGCCCGCACGTGGTCGATCCTCCGTCTGCTGATGGCCGTCGCGATCCTGGCGGCGGTCATCACCCAGCTGGTCGCCTCTGTCACCCGGACCGCCGAGAACGGTCAGGACGTCGGCACGGTCGTTGCGAACTTCTTCAGCTTCTTCACGATCCTCTCCAACGTCGGCTCCGTGGGTGTGCTCCTTTGGGCGGCGATCTGGTACTTCCGCCGCGGGAGGCAGTTCCGCAGCGAATCGCGGGGACTCGCGATCACGCTCGCGTCGGTCACGACGTACATGATCGTGACCGGGGTCGTCTACAACCTGCTGTTGCGTGGCATCGAGCTGCCCCAGGGCGCCGAGCCGGTGCCGTGGTCGAACGAGACGCTGCACGTCGTCGGGCCGATCTTCCTGCTGGTCGACCTGTTCGTCGGCCCGCTGCGCCGCCGGCTCCCGTGGCGGAACGTGCTGATCGTCATCGCGTTCCCGATCGTCTGGGTGCTGTACACCCTCGTCCGCGGCCCGCTGGTGACCAACCCGGTCTCGGGCGACCCCTTCTGGTACCCGTACCCGTTCCTGAACCCGAACAACTTCGACCTCGGCTATTTCGGTGTGCTCGGCTACGTCGTCGGAATCGCTGCGGTCATCGTGGGCATCGCCTTCTTCGTGATCTGGATCGGACGCCGGCGCGGCGCTCGTCGCTCCGATCGGGATGCCGCGGCCGCCTCATCCGCAGAGCGGCCGCGCGCCGCTCGATAG